A stretch of DNA from Gimesia chilikensis:
ATGCTCAATCCAGCCATATCAACGCCGAACCCAAGACTGCCTGTATACAAGTTACCATTATCCAATGGATCCACGAATGACCAATCACCTGCCTGCAGGTTTTCTGTGATCATCAGTGTTTGAGTCAGACCATCCGCAGCCGAAATGTAATCGAGTGACATCCGCGAGGTGCTGGGACGCCAGAAAACACCAGTTGCAAATTTGATGGGAAGAGTTGCTGTTGTCATCGCAGTCCCATCCAGGGCAAGGTCGCTGCCTGGGCCATGATCCAGATCGCCAGCGCTGTTATAGCTACCAGTGACATATCCGGTGTTCACAACGTAAGAGAGTGCTCCCACGTCAGTGTTGAACTGATCGTCGGGACATGTGAAGACAGGAAAACGGTTCCGGTTCATGTTAATAAAAGCATTGAAGTTCGGATGCGAGCTCCCCCCGCTCGTGGCATCTGCGATCTGACTGGCGTATTGATCCCATCTCTGACGGAAACCAACATTGTCGAGGAATGGCAGAATAGTGGTACACCAGGAAAGGTCATCCCAACGATGGTTGGTATTGGTCCCAGATGGATCGTACACTACGTTATTGTCAACGAGCAGCGGCAGCTGTGAGTTAGCGCCTGAGGAGAAGTTGACCACAGCCAGGCCGACGTTCCGCATGTTATTCAGGCAGGACACTTTCCGTGCAGCGGCACGGGCACTCTGGATCGCCGGCAGTGTCAGCGAGACCAGGATACCGATGATGGTGATGACCACCAGCAGTTCGATCAGCGTAAACCCTTTACGCTTTTGCAGTTTTTGTTTTACTCTAAGAGTATGCATTGTCATTCTCCTCACTAAGAATACGGTTCAAACTGATTATATATTACTTGTTTACAAGTAGCAAAAACAAACTCTAATTCGACGTGTTTTGACAGGAATCCGACGCTTCTCCGGCTTTAACCTGCCTGATCGGAACAGACGTTGTAAACATCCACCCCTCATGACTTTACCCAGTGGCCCGCAACCGAAGTTGTTCACTCAGGTAACATGGCTTTCCCCCTCCCAGTTGTGTCAGATTTATCAATTATACCCCATTGTCCAGTTAGACAAGCCGGGCAAAACAGTAGTTTTATTGTTGAATCGTATGGCGATAACGAATCAGGTTTTTCCAGTGGTCAAATTTACCCGTGCTGGGTTCAAATGCCTGCTCTGCCCGCGTCCGGTCGATGACGAAGAAGCCTCGATAGTCAGGCTGGTTCGCGGTCCGTGTCGCATCAAAGGGTGACAGTCG
This window harbors:
- a CDS encoding DUF1559 domain-containing protein; this encodes MHTLRVKQKLQKRKGFTLIELLVVITIIGILVSLTLPAIQSARAAARKVSCLNNMRNVGLAVVNFSSGANSQLPLLVDNNVVYDPSGTNTNHRWDDLSWCTTILPFLDNVGFRQRWDQYASQIADATSGGSSHPNFNAFINMNRNRFPVFTCPDDQFNTDVGALSYVVNTGYVTGSYNSAGDLDHGPGSDLALDGTAMTTATLPIKFATGVFWRPSTSRMSLDYISAADGLTQTLMITENLQAGDWSFVDPLDNGNLYTGSLGFGVDMAGLSMNTGSLNLGTASPTFNLQNSVTGNDSRIGSNLAAAKGSAWRPSSNHPSGAVNVILCDGSGKSLTPQMDGGVYARLLTPAGLRYGQAVVDGSSF